The Hippoglossus hippoglossus isolate fHipHip1 chromosome 4, fHipHip1.pri, whole genome shotgun sequence DNA window AATATCAATACAGACTTCAATAGAGTGTTATCATTGTAGACAAGAAGGGCCCTGAGAGAGAGCATACTTCCACCAAGcctgattggccactttatcacttGATATTGCatattaatgacattttctctGATAAAGTTGAAATTATAGTTCAACAACTAGCAACTAACTTAAAACTCAAGCATGAGTATCAGTATGAAccagtgaaaataaacattaacagaGACCCATAAATGCAGATATTTTAAAAGCTTAATTTGTTTCCTGacagtaactgaataaagatcATATGGCTAAGAATGCTTCACAAAATCTGGATTATTGTCCACATCCACACCATATTTCACATGTTCGTAGATGTTAATGCTCTTCATGTGCCGGATCTTTTTCATAAcgatctctgcattatttgtcaagaaatacacaaaaatgtcCTAATGTTAAAAAGGGTGAAATAACAAATTCCTGAATCCACACCCTCAATCAAATCCGCTCCAAAAGTTGACAGGTTCTTCCTCGGTTCGTACCCCACCCGTCTATCCAGCTCAGATAGATGCTCAGTTGACTGTGTTTTGCATAATCCAAACAGACTAAACACAACCTCTTGGTGGAGCTAGATGTTATTTTAGGAAAGATCGACACAGGACGAGTTAAGATTCTGGACGTTTGCTTCGTGACATAATCAGTCATGCATAGTTTGACagtataaatatgaaatgttccCTAAAGAGCTCAGTTGCAGTTTCCCCCAGTGAAAACCTGATGTACTGTACAAATCTCAGGTTTCTTGTTGTTTCATTACAGAACGACATGTTAGACTGTGGCTGCATAATCTTTTTtgcaatctttttttcttcataactgagtgaaatgacttGGAAGTATTGAAGTTGCAGCCATGATAAGAGCTTGTTGAATTCTGCAAATCTTTGATCTCCTTTAGAATATGATACGAGTCCATTCTCTACGAAAAGGAACAGAGGTAATGCTGTCCCACAATTCCTTGCAGCAGCAACACGCGACTCACCTTTGTAAATACTGAAAGAACAAAGCACCTTCTTTATGCTTGTGACATGATCCAAAACGTATGGAAGCTCCAGGCTGttgttctcctctcttctggtTTCCAGTGATCTATATAAATATCTGGCTGATTTATAGGGATCACTTTCGGATACAGAGATGACATCTGATCTGACACGATCCATCCGAGAACCCAGCTCTCCTGATCGTTATTTTTATGATAAATATCACTCAGcacaattctttttttcaattataGGAGTAGTTGCGTGGATTATTcatcatattttctttaatcaaGTAATGCAGCTCCTGTCACTCATACTACATCTATGTTCTTCCTCAGATCTGTCAGGCCAGAGGAGCCAAtgtggggagaggaggaggacttcTCTGAGCACGATTACTACAACAGCATCCCGGGGAAGGAGCCTCCTGTTGGGGGTGTGGTGGATTCCAGGCTCAGGCCCAGTGGGTCTCTGCTGggtcacatccacacacagccCCAGAGCAAGAACGCACTGGTGAGTGCTTCTGGAAACAATGTTATTCTGGGTCAGCTTCTGGATTCTGGCAACCTGGCAAACGTGCTACtgtaaaaaccataaaaaatgCCAACATTAGCAGCTCAGTAGTAATCACAAATTTTTTGTTCAGGAAGATGTCAATCTGTTGAATATCAATTAActtcaaaatctaaatatttttcTAGAGCCTTATTAAAGTAagttcatttgaaaaaaaacaaacatatacatatatattgcTGTACTTGGACTAGAGtagcaaaataaaagcacattcaTCTCACAGCAGGAGGCTTGTGGGGTTGAATCCTggatgtgtatttgtgtgggttttctccagatTCTCCAGCTTCCGCCCACAGTccagacattttaaattgtcCGTAGGAGCaagtgtgtctctgtatgtcagtCCTGCAACACGCTGGCAACCGGGGTCTACCCCCCGCCTCTCATTCAATAtcagcagggattggctccagcccccctgtgaccctcacTTATGTACATAGGTAACATAAGCATCTGAACAGTTGTTCCACCACTGCAGTAAACTGTATGTAAATCTGAGGTTGTAACATCACAACATGTCAAGATCTGTTCTTTATCACGTACTGAATAACTCTCCTTTAACAGAGAATGAAGCCAGACTCAAGCTAAACTCCCATATCTCCCTTATGAACTGGTGACTAATGTATTTAATCCTCATTGTTAAggaattaaacaaacaacaggAGCATGACAAATATACTCCATCTCGTCCTGATGTGCCTGCAACATAATTGCTAAAGACAGATTTGATTAGAAGAAGAGCCTGAGCTCCTCTGTTGTTTACCAGGTGAGAGGAaacactgctctctctctgtctctccttgaAAACATGGCGACACACTGTAGCTAATGTTACAAACAGAGTGCCTCAAAACATTATTATGCGCGGACGAGAGAGGAGAGTTGTCCATTCAGTTACAGAGACAGTAATGTGTTTATCATGTGTTCCTCTGGTGTAcgatgtgtgtttgcagatgggTTCCCCAGCGAGGAGGGAGCAGGCGTCCTACCCTCCTGGTCAGCTCTGTTATGAGCTCCACTGGGACACTgagaccagcagcagctcaggtgaGTCCCCCTGTGGCAGTAAGCAGCTATAGCAGGGAGAAACTTCATCACTTGTTTTATTAGAGAGAGGgattgtttgtttaaaatgcCAGTAAACTGCTTTATATTTTGAATCGCCCTCTGGGAcagataaagttgttttgaatttgaatattttggTTCCAATGTTCTATCTTTACTTAGGCCCCTAATCTTTGGGTTCGGGTATTTTTCCATTGGCTTGTtggatgttgttgttattgagTTGCCTGCCCCTCAGCTCTCATGCTGCTGATTTCTATCATGAAATTTGCATACACTCTGGTACAGACAGAAGAGCAGTGTTTGGTCTCTTTACAGAATCACTTGATTGAATCCTTAGGAACTTTAATCAGAACGACCTTTCAGATTAGAggctgtaatgtaatgtaaaggcTGGAGCTTGTGGTTCTTGTTGTTTGTCAGGAGAGACGCTCAGACCGTCCTCAAGATTCTCTGAATTCCATTTAGATTATTACAGTAGTTGATCCTGAGAAATCATTTACATTATCTTTGTGGAAGAATTTAGTGCATGTGAGACCATCCATGACACAATGGTGATGTCATGTCTGTCAGTTGGATAATTTTGTAGAGTTTATAtgaattatttgtcttttttaaaatgtatttatatatatattttttgtttcttctcaaGAACCACTCGTACAAAACACGGCACAGTCGTTGTAGTTGTTAGATTCTTTTATTCAGGTTATCGAGTTCAAAGATCTTAATATTAAATGTACAAATCAATAGTCCAGTAACCAGAGAAAGGAAGTTATGACACAGACAGTTCCCGACAACACATTGATATGATGAATATGGTTCAGACCACTTGTTGGaaatctgttttacattttgacactgaaacaattttttttgtaGCATTATGATAATCAAGACATTATAAACATCCAGTTCACACTGCAAATGctttcatcatcttcatcagcttGACTgtggaaatatttcaaattgtGATTTCAACTATTAGAGGTGGACAAAAAGTTTAACCTTTTCACACATATATTCAGATACAtaagcctacacacacacacacacacacacacacacatacacacatacacacatacatacatacatacatacatacatacatacatacacacacagtccttCGTGTCCCTGAAGTCAGAAAAGCTTTGTCTATTTCAGGCCTGACATCAGATGGTTACCTGTGTGCTGATGGCCAACCACCTGGCAGCAGAGACTATGAGGAGCATCAGTATGTCAACACCCAGAGTCTGGAAAACCTGGAGTCACTGGCACAGGGACAAAGAGGGGGGAGGGTCCCCGAAAGTCCCAAGAAAGATCTCTTTGACATGAGTAAGTCCTGAGATTTTGGCTGACATATTCTGACACATATAGTGAGGATAGTCTCACTTTGTTATAAGAagaatacatttatataaaaatattttttatttgtgaaacatCGTTGATGCTGTAGGGCCCTTTGAGGACGCCCTGAAGCTCCATGAGGCCAGTGGCGGAGCTGCTGGCTCCAGTATGTCCACCACAgttggagggggaggaggtgtaCGGATCCTGGAGGACCAGTGGCCCAGCCCTCCACGCCGCCGAGCGCCTGTGGCCCCAAATGAGGATCAGCTCCGCAGGGAGAGCTGGTACCACAGCCGGATGAGCCGACGGGACGCGGAGAAACTCCTGGTCAGAGACGGAGATTTCCTCATCCGGGAGAGCACGACCAACCCGGGACAGTATGTGCTCACAGGCATGCACTGTGGCCTGCCCAAACACCTACTGCTAGTGGACCCTGAGGGAGTGGTGAGTCTGATAGCAAGTGATGCAGCTGTCAAAACTATGTCAAAATAATTCATATGAAGCCAGGGAAGGGAAAATAGACTCAAATCAAGCTATTCAATGAAACACTGACCATTGATCATAGGGTCATGTATAATCAGGGATGCTCAGAGTAGGGGGATGCTGGCTCAACTAGGTGAGCTATTTGCCCCCCCCCAAATAATAAGTGATTCTTGAGTTCTCTACAGAAGCAGGTTCGATTCCAACCCAGcccctttgctgcatgtcttccctgCTCTCTGTCACCCTATCACATTCGAACTCTGTCCTATCAATAAAGGCCAAAGtgcccaaaaatatatatttaaaagaaaagtgtaTTATAAAACGTTTCATGCAGTTTATAGTCGTCATGATTATTTACACCCCCGCTATCTCTTGCTGTCATTGCACAGGTCCGAACCAAAGACATGTTATTTGAGAGCATAAGTCACCTTATCGCGTACCATCTGAAGAATGAGGTGCCTATTGTCGCAGCAGAAAGTGAGCTCCACCTTAAACAGGTGgtcaggaggaagcagtgaGCCACCTGCCTCTCATGGGACGGTAAGAACATTTATGATGGTTGTGACTGGAAATGCACTTTGTAGTGTCCCTCAGTAACGAAGCCACGTGGCCTCTGCTGCTTATGTCAAGCTTTTTATTCAAGGacacaaaaatcacaaaagCCAAACTAATCTTTCATGTGCTCTTAGTTAGTATTTCATCCTACTCCCTCCATAGACAGGAAGTATAACAACACTCCCCCTGTCGGCTCTCTGCCAATCACATGCTCACCTAGCTCACAGTCATATCTAGCTGATGTATAACTGATAGGCTTCTGACATGTTCACAGACAACCTGTACACCTCAGTCACAGcaatatcaaatattttaaagttattGAACATGAATCTCTAACACAGTAAAACTAAACATAACAGTACATTTCAATATAATCAGGGATCCAGGAAACAGGAAACGTTTttcaatattatatatatttatttagaaaCTAGATTTTTATATCTGATAtaaattcatattattttatattgccATTCTATATTGTAAGGAGAGCTGTGcatattcaatttaaattgtATGTTTTCTAGTCATGATGATCAATCAAAATTTGTAAGTTTGCTCATTAATTATTTGTATTGAATGGGAGCATACAATCCTGCATGAATCATCTCATCTATTGTAACCGACATGttataaacatgttgtgtgacGATTAAATCTCCATCACGTAACTATACTTGTATTGACTTTAAATCTGTGAATCTTTAATTCTTATTCCAGAGTTGGATTATCGTGGGCCCATGCAAAacaattacagaaaaaaaactcttaaatGGAAATCTTTTATCCCTGATGGATATTCATCTGGAGGCTATCGCTTTCTGTCTTTCCATGACCaacaaggagagagaggcgTCTGGATTCTCCTCGTACTTCCTCCACATGTTTGCCGACCAGGATCAACCAACCAATCCCTCGTCTGGTGTAGACTCCTCAGCATGCAGCTATTAAGCTATTAAATCCATCACAATCCAGTTTGACTTGACCTGCAGCTCAATAACTGTCGACCAATGTGATGCTGTTCAGAGTGGACCCAACTTCAGGAAATCACACAAGGATTGGATGCACAGTGAAGAAATGTCCTGCAATGCCTGTAACAGTGAGGAGCTTCCGGCCCGCCATGGTTTGTCCAACCATTCAGCCACAGAACAAAACTCTCACGTCAAAGATTTGATCGCCAGAACAAAACTGTCACTGGTTATGAGGATGTCAGGTTGTGTATCCAGTGGGTTTTCAGTATTTTAAGAGACAATTTAGGAAAAGTCTGTTTCATTGGACTGTGAAGAGAGTTTTTGGTTATGTGTGCAGGACCTGACGCTGACATGGCACAATGGAAATACTGTTATTGTTGGGTGTGTGAAAGAGCCACATGTCCTCCTGtcgttttttgtttcttcataATCCAAGCGCCATATCccttaatttagtttttcaatcCTGCAGTCATAGTATATCTGGCAGACAGAGGTGGACATAAAACACATTCACCATGGATACGAgttgtttgtgctgtgtgtgtgtaagggctGCTCATAATTTGTTAAAGACATATTGTATGTATTGTATAGTCCTGTGGAAACTCTTGTTCAGTACTCCATCCTGGGCTGGAAACACCATCTGTGCATACAAACCTCAGTATAACCACGCCTGTATTTCCTCTCACCCCTCCCACGTCAGTGCCTTAATAACTACTGAGACAGGCATTTGTGTCTTGAGTGTACATAATGTGCATTTCCTGTATGCTCCTAATGCAGAGGACTAGGTTCCTTGCCATGCCAGTGAACGACTGAACAAACATCAGGATGATTAAGCTCTTATACGTGTGAACAGTAACCTAAGCTGCTCTTGTTTTAGATGAATAATGTTTAATACTGTTGTCTAATTGTGCTCATGTTTGTCGTTTTTTAATTGTGTCGCCTGgttcaatatttttgttttcttcgaCACAGATAGAACTCCTCTGAATCGATCGACATTAGAGACTTAAGGGGTTTGGACTTGAAATGAAATCCTTTATTTGTCCCGGCTGAGGGAAATTCATCACTTTCTTCCTTATCTCTTTCTACCAATCTAATACTTCATATGTCATATATCTTTTTGTTCTTGCATTCCTCTCTGTGTCTAATGCAACATACTGTATCTCTGCTCTTCTTACTTACGGCCTCATGTATGCACAGTGAGATGAGGTGAGCTGCAACGCCTTCTGGTGACGTCCGAATGATCAGTGTAACTCTGTCAGATGTTTCCCTTTTTGTGTTCTCAGGAATTTCATGGAttgtttttcccctcctttgattcattttattggCTTTTTGTCGATAAAATTAATCGGAGTTGATTAAAGATGAATCAAAGAAATCACAATGGCATCTTGTCATATGTGAGTCTGCATATCTGCTGACAGCTGCACAGTGACTTCAGCAGTCGTGCACTCATACTAcagccaaatcaaatatttCCATCTCCCAAAAATAGATATGAGACCTTGTCGAAGCTGCTGcttcaacagtgtgtgtgtgcatgaagaACGGGATCAACAAGCGagccatttgtttttctgttttattataacAATGCCATATAAAATCAGTCATCTTCTCTCACAATCAGTAAACATGATTCTACTAAATCACCACTCTGCTGCATCCACAGtcacctgctgctgcaaacCCCTGACATGTTATAAACTCCACAGGTCTGTTTGTCACTGCTTGGTTTTCAGTCAGTTCTCTGTTGATTAGGTTACTGTATTGTACGCATGCAGCTGTCTGATCACGGATCAGTTGTATTTGGCTTTCTAGAGGAGATCTCTCTTATAATAGTCCCACAGATTGCTGTCCTTTATCCTGAGCTGTAGAGCAACTGGATTGTGTAGAGAGACTTGGTTTAAGGATCAGTTTCACTGTTGCGTCATCCTCAGGATTTGGCGTAGCATGCCCTGCACTTCTTCATCCATTCGACCCTGTTGGGCAGCAGAGAATGATGCAAAGTTGCTGCAGATTAATCCTTGTTGCATATGCACAGGCAGAGTGCCCCTCTATAGGACAGACCCACCAGCAGCACCCAGGTTATTAcctacacaaacaaaacctctGATCCAACGCCAGACGCACCAGGTACAGACATCAGACACAGAGTGCTGCCTGTAACAACAGCGCTGCCCCATATCTTTACAAGATAGGCTTGAAAAGTTGAAGCACAAATCATGTACGGGTCTGAATGAAACTGTAATCAAACTGCCAAACACAGCAACTAGAAGCAATTAAGTAGCCAACAGATTTCTTAAAGATGAACATCTAAACAATCTCTCATCACCATGAACATAAAAGGTaattagaatggcactcaatagaTACTGTACCTTTGCCAA harbors:
- the shc2 gene encoding SHC-transforming protein 2 isoform X2, which produces MAASSASPGGQGFGATEAMASPGVSGSSRSGMNRRARVEGMWLGGEDFNQKGSFLHKPSQGWLHPDKKIAGPGASYIVRYMGCIEVLKSMRSLDFNTRTQVTREAINRLCEAVPGGKGQWKRKAVNKALHSVMGKSNLRFAGMTIAVNISTDGLGLLIPTTRQVIAHHPMQSISFASGGDTDTPDYVAYVAKDPVNQRACHILECSDGLAQGVISTIGQAFELQFKQYLHSPPKTMASIERSVRPEEPMWGEEEDFSEHDYYNSIPGKEPPVGGVVDSRLRPSGSLLGHIHTQPQSKNALMGSPARREQASYPPGQLCYELHWDTETSSSSGLTSDGYLCADGQPPGSRDYEEHQYVNTQSLENLESLAQGQRGGRVPESPKKDLFDMRPFEDALKLHEASGGAAGSSMSTTVGGGGGVRILEDQWPSPPRRRAPVAPNEDQLRRESWYHSRMSRRDAEKLLVRDGDFLIRESTTNPGQYVLTGMHCGLPKHLLLVDPEGVVRTKDMLFESISHLIAYHLKNEVPIVAAESELHLKQVVRRKQ